In a single window of the Callithrix jacchus isolate 240 chromosome 1, calJac240_pri, whole genome shotgun sequence genome:
- the LOC118155347 gene encoding small ribosomal subunit protein eS6 yields the protein MKLNISFPATGCQKLIEVDDERKLRTFYEKRMATEVAADALGEEWKGYVVRISGGNDKQGFPMKQGVLTHGRVRLLLSKGHSCYRPRRTGERKRKSVRGCIVDANLSVLNLVIVKKGEKDIPGLTDTTVPRRLGPKRASRIRKLFNLSKEDDVRQYVVRKPLNKEGKKPRTKAPKIQRLVTPRVLQHKRRRIALKKQRTKKNKEEAAEYAKLLAKRMKEAKEKRQEQIAKRRRLSSLRASTSKSESSQK from the coding sequence ATGAAGCTGAACATCTCCTTCCCAGCCACTGGCTGCCAGAAACTCATTGAAGTGGACGATGAACGCAAACTTCGTACTTTTTATGAGAAGCGTATGGCGACAGAAGTTGCCGCTGACGCTCTGGGTGAAGAATGGAAGGGTTATGTGGTCCGAATCAGTGGTGGGAATGACAAACAAGGTTTCCCTATGAAGCAGGGTGTCTTGACCCATGGCCGTGTCCGCCTGCTACTGAGTAAGGGGCATTCCTGTTACAGACCAAGgagaactggagaaagaaagagaaaatcagttcGTGGTTGCATTGTGGATGCTAATCTGAGCGTTCTCAACTTGGTTAttgtaaaaaaaggagagaaggatatTCCTGGACTAACTGATACCACCGTGCCTCGTCGCCTGGGGCCTAAAAGAGCTAGCAGAATCCGCAAACTTTTCAATCTCTCTAAAGAAGATGACGTCCGCCAATATGTTGTAAGAAAGCCCTTAAACAAAGAAGGTAAGAAACCTAGGACCAAAGCACCCAAGATTCAGCGTCTTGTTACTCCACGTGTCCTGCAGCACAAACGGCGGCGTATTGCTCTGAAGAAGCAGCGTActaagaaaaacaaggaagaggCCGCAGAATATGCTAAACTTTTGGCCAAGAGAATGAAGGAGGCTAAAGAGAAGCGCCAGGAACAAATTGCGAAGAGACGCAGACTTTCATCTCTGCGAGCTTCTACTTCTAAGTCTGAATCCAgtcagaaataa